Part of the Magnetococcus sp. PR-3 genome, CCGTGGCAAATCGGAGCGCTGTTGGACAAAACGTCTCACGGGGTGCCATGTTGAGCAGCTCTTTTTCAAACTTCACCTTTAACTCTGCATACAGGGAGACAGGTGCCAGCGGGGAGTCTTCCTGCACAAAGCCACCAGGGTCGGCCATTTTGCCATAGTTGCTACAGGTTGATGCAAATATGAAGCGTTCTACATTGTTCTTTTTACTGGCTTCTAGCAGGGCAAGAGATGCTTCCCAATTGGTGGCATAGGCTAAATCCGATTCTCTGGAACAAGCGGGGTCTCCCACAATAGCTGCCAAATGAATCACCGCATGAAAGCTCTGTTGCTCAAACAGAGCATCCATAGCTTGGCCATCACGGATATCCACCTTGGCTAAGGTGAAATGGGGATGTTCCCAGATATCCAGTAGTGCCTCACCACCAAACATCAAGTTATCCACACATACCACTTGGTAGTTTGATTCTAAAAGGCGTCGCAATAGGATAGAGCCTACATAACCTGCACCACCTGTGACCATTATGCTTTTCATGAGAACCTCTTTTGTTGGTCTATGTTGAGCCACATTTAGGCTACGCCTGAGAACTGTTGCAACATCTGTTTGGCGGCTTGGTTGCTGTCATCTTTAGCAAGGATCTGCTCAACCTGGATTTTAGCTTCTTCAATAAGCTGATTCTTCTCTAACATTTGAGCATATTTTAGGCGGGTTATCAGATCATTCGGTGCCAGACCTAAATAGTGATTAAAGGCTAATTTAGCGGCATCTATCCGGCCTGTTAGACCCAACATGGTGGCGTAATAGGGGAGCTTACCAGGGTTGTGCGCTGACATGGCATCCAAGACCGGTAAACTCTCTTCAATGCGGTTGCTCTTTAGAAGGATTTGTAAGATACGCGTCTTAGCCTCTTCTAACAGCTCTTTCCGTTCCACCTGTTCATAGTGGCCCAAGGCTACTTCAAAATCTTCTTTTAACTCATGGATATAACCATTGGCCAAAGCGGCAAGATCTTCTTTAAAGTCAAACTGACTTCCAAGTATTCCCGTGCGCAGTTGTGTGAGCATCTCTTTGTTGTTTTGGCGGAATAAATTACGCAGTTTATTACGTGCCGTCATGGGGCTGGTTTCAGCCTTTAGACGTTTTTTCAATGTGGTCTCTGTGTGTGTCATCTGCTCTTTAAATGAGTCATCAAACGCTTCAAAGCGCTCTTGCATCTTTGCTGGGAAGAGATGACGTTCAAATGCACTGCGTTGTTCCAGTAGGACCAATCGGTTGGGCTGTTGATCCTCTTCCCACTGTTTGAACAGATTTTTTAAATTTGGCTTTGGTTTCTCTTCCTCTTGGCGTATCTGTACCCGCCGGATGGTTTCGTTGAGAAACTGTAAAACACTCTGAGCGCTTTGTTTGTATGCTTTGTAGTAACGTTCACCGGTTTGCTCAATCTCTTCATCCGTCCAGCCTTTATCTTTGTCAGGCCGGATTAGGCGTAAGAACTCTTTAATTCCCCACTGTTTAACCATGGTCGAAAAAACCGGGTGTTTTTTATCTAGATCTTCCTCAACTTGGTCCATACGCAGTTTGGCGGAGTAATCCCCCTGCTTGCCTTTTTTACCAAACAGTCGTTTGTTACAAGCAAGACCCTCTTCAGCCAGTTTACGCACTTTGGTTACTTCACTACGGGCGTGGGTCAACTCCTTGAGAACCATCTCGTAATGGGCAAGACGGTTGGCCCGACTATCCTCAGGTAGTGCCACATCAAGTGTTTCGCTAACCGATAGACCCAACGGTTCGAAGGTGAGATCATCCCAGGCTTTATGTTCAACCCGTTCAATTTTGGCGGCTAAGGGGGCAGGGTTAATAAGCTGACAGGTGTGCTCCTCGGCATAGAGGGCAAGCTGAGCGAGTGCGGGTATGGCACTAAAAAAATCGTAGCGTGTTTCGGCGATCTCACCATTATTGGTCTCAACCTGATAACGGGAATTGGCCAAGAAAGGTCCCACGTCACTCTCAAGTGAACCTTGAACGTGGGTAAAACCCTCTTTGCTAAAGCACAAATCAATGCCACATAAAATAATACGGGAAAAACCCATATCAATGGCACATCCCAGCGCTTGGTGAGAAACGGTAATGCCTGGATAGCCTTGAAGTTGCTCTTTGGCATCGAATTCGTTTTTCCAGGGGTACAATGAACCAAGGTAGGCACTTCGACCTTGCCACTGACCCAAGAGCATGGGGCATACGTGGTATAGATTAATAAAAAAGGTTTTTTCCCAGTAATGAAGCATCTCTCGGCTGTTGTTAAAAGAGAGTTCATGAGGATCGATAGAAAAGATAAAGTCAGGGACTATGCCATGTTGTTGTAGATTTTTTGCAACACGAGCAACCGCCATGACGACAAGGTTATCTCGGTTGGCTTTTACCATTTCATAGGCTTCAGAAAGGGAAGGGCCCCCAGCTAGGATTACGGCACTTTTCCCTTCAAATAAACCATGCATAGATTTTGCGCGAAGACGATTTTCTGACAGATTTTGCAGGCCAGTTCGGGCAAAGACATGGTTACCCGTCTGCATGATAATCGCTTTTCCAATCTGTAAGAACTCATTGGTCAAGCTATCCCAGACAGAGAGGTAACCCGGGTGTATGGCATCCAAAGCTCCAACAGACTCAAGTCTACCGATGGCATCCAGGTAAAAATAATCTGTAATATTGAACGTTTCTTTGGCGCGCTCCATCCAATTTTCAGGTGTGGTAACTTCAACCCGGCCTTTGATTGGTTCGGGAAGCATTCCCTCTTTTTCCAGACGTTCCAGGACATCGGGTAGTTCGATAAAAAGAACCCGAATGCCTGAATCTGGCTTGAGAACCTCTTGATGTATGTAGTGAACCAACAGTCCAGAGTCGGTTCCCAAGACGATATTTAATCGATCAGGTCCCCAAATTTTTTCATTATAGTGCTGCTTGAAAAAGGCGATGGATCCTGTTCTAGAAAAGGATTCGCCATTGATTTCTTGAAGGTAGCGTTCGCCAAACTGGTTGGTGAGTACTTGACCGAGATCGAAGGAGGTAGGTTCAGTCATGATCTGTTAGCAACCGTTGCAGCAGAGGAGTTTATAAAAGCTACCTTTCATCTTCTTAAGGTAGCGTGCCATCTGTGCAGAATTGCAAAAACTGTACCCCTATATATAACTGAACGAGAAGCTGTTATTCCAAGGGATCTAAAAACTTATTATCCCGTGATACTTGGCACCATTTTGCACAATCTTTTTTATCGCATCCACTTCCAACAAGTTCAAAAACATCTTGTTTTTTAGGGCTATTCCATATGGTCTTAAAATCATGTTGATGAATATTTCCATAGCCACTATCTCGGTACCAGTGCCGAAAACAGGTGTTTAGGTTGCCGTCAAAATCCATGTTTGTACGGAACTGAATACCGTCACAGCGTTGCCAATCGGCTGGGGCAATCTGCAAAGATTCACCCGGCTTAGGAAAACTCGGCCAACGCACTTCCACTCTTGGATCTTGGGCGGCGTTTTCTAGGATGGGAAAAATATCTTCGGTGACCGCATTTTTTTGTCCATCACGGTTAATGCGATTTCGAACGATTAACCGATCCATATTCAAATCTTGAAAAAGGTGTACTAAATCCGGTAGAGAGCGCCAGTTGTCGTCATAAGTAACCATTTGCATAGCTAGCTTCACAGGTAGGTCATGCGCTTTACGGTAAGCCATAGCCTCAGTAAGGTTCTCTTTTAAGCGGTTGAAATCCTCTACTTTACCACGATGGATTTGATGGTATGTTTTCTGATCACCACCATTGACGCTAAAGCGTGCCCAGGTGGTATAGGGCAGGATGGTAGGGATACGTTTGGCTGTTAGTGGAATACCATTGGAGCTAAAGGTCATATCCAGCCCCAGTTGACGACCGTGCTGCATAAAGGTGGCAAACTCTGGGTGGAGTAGGGGCTCTCCTGAGCCGGCAAAATAGACCTCTTTGCCGCCCATGCTATGGAAGTCCTCTAAAAACCGTAAAAATAGATTCCGGTCCATCTGTTTGGTTTTATCGTAAGGGGAAAAAAACTGCGGTCCACAGTGACTGCAGTTATGATTGCAACCATCGATGACGGACACTTCTATGGCAATAGGGCCTGGGTTTTCTCCTGCGCGCCAAGCACGGATGCGTTCAGGAAAAGCCTCTAATTTGCCACCACCAATTTTGATGGGTTTTAGCTGTTCTACCATCCATCCAACTCCCTATTCAGACCAGTCCTTTACGGTTATGAGCTTCTCACGAGCTTTATCAATAGGACCATATCGGTTCATATTAACCTTATCGGCCAACGATGCCGATGGATTAGATAGGGAAAACTCTTTTTTAGAGAAAGCGGTTTCATATGTCAGCTGTTTCTTGGAGCTATACCTCGCCGAGCTCTATCCTCTCCTACCCCTGTCCAGGAGGTGGCTGCTCCAGATGGTTTCTGGCATTACCTTCCCAGCATCTAGTCTTATTGGTTGATGAATTTCAGGGGGTTATTGCCCGTTTTGGTCAAGGTAGGCCAGGTCACCATGATGGCCAAGCCACTCAAGCAGGGTTGGATACACCGATATCACTCGGTCTTTCTCAAGATTGGCTCTGGATCATAGATGGCCAACAACAGGGTCGATTGCGTCTGTTGGATTTGATTGAAAATGAGATAAAAACCCTTTCCCCCCATGGTGTTAAGGTTTGTCACCATGTCTCGGTTGATGCGCAGGGTAATTTATGGCTGTGTAATCGTGAAAATGGCTTTATAGGGTGTTGGCTAGGTCTAGGTATATCAGGAGATATTGAGCGTCTGACTCAGCCAGCAGACCATCTTTTTTCTATGGATGTTGGATGTTCTCCCTTTTTAAAACCCATGGTATGGCAAGAAAAGGTGGGTGTTTTTATTTACCACACGCATCGTCAAATGATTTTGTTTCTCTCAGAAAAGGGTGATGTCACGGAATTAACGCGTTTTCCTAAGAAATATGGTAGGGTCTTGGATGGGGTTTGGGGCGGTCATTATGTGTGGCTTGTGACAGCGGATCCTCAGGCTCCTTTGCACGGCATTTCTTTAGTGGATCATGCGGCTGTGCGCCCTACCGAAATATTGGAAGTAAACGGGTTTGGGGCGTTATCGTCTCTCGGTATGGCGGAAGATGGACGTGTATTACAGTTGGCTTTCTCAAAGTGTCTGGTGCGTTGGCGTCTAGGTAGCCAAGTACCAACACCATGGCTTAGGTAACAGAGGTAGGACATTTTCATGGCTTGGGATATGACGCGGATGACCAATCGATCGCTTACGTACTCTATGTGGATGGCAGCACTTGTTGTTATCGTACTTTTTGGGGTGCGTATCAGTGTTGTGCACGCAGCGGATGCTCTTTCGCTTGCAGAGCAGGGCGTTAAGGCCTCTAAGCAAGGGGATTTTAAGAAAGCGGTTGATCTGTTTACGCAATCTCTTGCTGCTGGGCAGCTAGATCGTGTTGGGCAAGGGGTTGTTCTTAGCAATCGTGGCCAACTGTTGTTGGATTTAAATCAACTACCCTCCGCACAAAAAGATTTTGATCAAGCGTTATCCGCCTGGCCGTTAGCCCACAAAGCTCGGTTAGGGCTAGGTCAGTTATCTGTTATCTCGGGTGACTGGCAACAAGCCGTTACACATTTGGATCGTTATGTTCGCCAAGTCTCACGTTTTCGCCGGATGGAAGGGCATTTGTGGTTGCTCTTGGCTCGCCTAGGTCTACAAGAACAAGATGCTTCTACGCAATTACAACAAAGCTTGGGAGATAGCCAAGTTAGTGCATGGCACAAGCAACTTCTTAATTTTCATGCAGGTCAGTTGACCGCTAAGCTTTTGCTAAAAAATGCAGGTGATAATCGATCTGAAGCTTCTTTTCATATAGCCATGGCAGCTTATGCTAAAAAATCATGGTTGGTCGCTAATCATCAATTTGCGTTGGTTCTGAAAGAGAAAAACAATCGCTTCACCACGGCTGCAAAAAAACAGTCTGGTATCTTATCGCGCCATAAAGCTGTCATCGCTCAAAAAACAGCGGACATGACACGTATAAAAGCAGAAGCGAAGAAGAAAGCGGAAGAGGCTCGCCTGAAGGCAGAGGCCAAGAAGAAAGCGGAAGAGGCTAGCCTGAAGGCAGAAGCGAAGAAGAAGGTAGAAGAGGCCCGCCTGAAGGCAGAAGCAAAGAAGAAAGCGGAAGAGGCTCGCCTGAAAGCGGAAGCAAAGAAGAAAGCTGAAGAGGCTAGCCTGAAAGCGGAAGCAAAGAAGAAAGCTGAAGAGGCTAGCCTGAAAGCGGAAGCAAAGAAGAAAGCGGAAGAGGCTCGCCTGAAGGCAGAGGCCAAGAAGAAGGCAGAAGAGGCTCGCCTAAAAGCAGAGGCCAAGAAGAAGGCAGAAGA contains:
- a CDS encoding 6-hydroxymethylpterin diphosphokinase MptE-like protein; translated protein: MTEPTSFDLGQVLTNQFGERYLQEINGESFSRTGSIAFFKQHYNEKIWGPDRLNIVLGTDSGLLVHYIHQEVLKPDSGIRVLFIELPDVLERLEKEGMLPEPIKGRVEVTTPENWMERAKETFNITDYFYLDAIGRLESVGALDAIHPGYLSVWDSLTNEFLQIGKAIIMQTGNHVFARTGLQNLSENRLRAKSMHGLFEGKSAVILAGGPSLSEAYEMVKANRDNLVVMAVARVAKNLQQHGIVPDFIFSIDPHELSFNNSREMLHYWEKTFFINLYHVCPMLLGQWQGRSAYLGSLYPWKNEFDAKEQLQGYPGITVSHQALGCAIDMGFSRIILCGIDLCFSKEGFTHVQGSLESDVGPFLANSRYQVETNNGEIAETRYDFFSAIPALAQLALYAEEHTCQLINPAPLAAKIERVEHKAWDDLTFEPLGLSVSETLDVALPEDSRANRLAHYEMVLKELTHARSEVTKVRKLAEEGLACNKRLFGKKGKQGDYSAKLRMDQVEEDLDKKHPVFSTMVKQWGIKEFLRLIRPDKDKGWTDEEIEQTGERYYKAYKQSAQSVLQFLNETIRRVQIRQEEEKPKPNLKNLFKQWEEDQQPNRLVLLEQRSAFERHLFPAKMQERFEAFDDSFKEQMTHTETTLKKRLKAETSPMTARNKLRNLFRQNNKEMLTQLRTGILGSQFDFKEDLAALANGYIHELKEDFEVALGHYEQVERKELLEEAKTRILQILLKSNRIEESLPVLDAMSAHNPGKLPYYATMLGLTGRIDAAKLAFNHYLGLAPNDLITRLKYAQMLEKNQLIEEAKIQVEQILAKDDSNQAAKQMLQQFSGVA
- a CDS encoding NAD-dependent epimerase/dehydratase family protein, with protein sequence MKSIMVTGGAGYVGSILLRRLLESNYQVVCVDNLMFGGEALLDIWEHPHFTLAKVDIRDGQAMDALFEQQSFHAVIHLAAIVGDPACSRESDLAYATNWEASLALLEASKKNNVERFIFASTCSNYGKMADPGGFVQEDSPLAPVSLYAELKVKFEKELLNMAPRETFCPTALRFATVYGISHRMRFDLTVNEFTKELAMDKELVVFGEQFWRPYCHVADFSRAMLAVLEAPREKVAYDVFNVGDSEENYTKGMILEELLKIFPHAQVKRVQKKEDPRDYRVRFEKIQARLGFKISKTVPMGMQEICDIVQQGVIPNPEEQKFYNIPHEA
- a CDS encoding radical SAM/SPASM domain-containing protein, which gives rise to MVEQLKPIKIGGGKLEAFPERIRAWRAGENPGPIAIEVSVIDGCNHNCSHCGPQFFSPYDKTKQMDRNLFLRFLEDFHSMGGKEVYFAGSGEPLLHPEFATFMQHGRQLGLDMTFSSNGIPLTAKRIPTILPYTTWARFSVNGGDQKTYHQIHRGKVEDFNRLKENLTEAMAYRKAHDLPVKLAMQMVTYDDNWRSLPDLVHLFQDLNMDRLIVRNRINRDGQKNAVTEDIFPILENAAQDPRVEVRWPSFPKPGESLQIAPADWQRCDGIQFRTNMDFDGNLNTCFRHWYRDSGYGNIHQHDFKTIWNSPKKQDVFELVGSGCDKKDCAKWCQVSRDNKFLDPLE